In Pedobacter sp. W3I1, one DNA window encodes the following:
- a CDS encoding response regulator transcription factor has protein sequence MSKEVKILIVEDDENLRFLVAHRLKAEGYTVLEANDGEAGERMILADQPDIVLLDWMMPGKQGAEVCENVRKQGFENLIIMMTAKAQDVDKIDAYNFGASDYITKPFNMDVLVAMLESKVKFIVNKDTAEIHRFGNMEHHPNIHTLFRDGKKIELTILENRILLYFLRNPGKVINRDELMLVVWGYNSDVNTRTLDMHIVRLRKKIELNPDNPQLLQTVRGVGYRFNAG, from the coding sequence ATGTCTAAAGAAGTAAAAATATTAATCGTAGAAGATGATGAAAATCTTCGCTTTCTTGTTGCCCACCGTTTAAAGGCTGAAGGTTATACCGTGCTTGAAGCAAATGATGGCGAAGCTGGAGAAAGAATGATTTTAGCCGATCAGCCTGATATTGTTTTATTAGATTGGATGATGCCTGGCAAACAGGGGGCAGAAGTTTGCGAGAATGTGCGCAAGCAGGGTTTTGAAAATCTAATCATTATGATGACTGCTAAAGCACAGGATGTAGATAAAATTGACGCCTATAACTTTGGTGCATCTGATTATATCACCAAACCATTTAATATGGATGTTTTGGTGGCGATGCTGGAGAGTAAAGTGAAATTTATCGTGAATAAAGATACCGCCGAAATTCACCGTTTTGGTAATATGGAACATCATCCAAACATCCACACTTTATTCAGGGATGGAAAGAAGATCGAATTAACGATATTGGAAAACCGCATCCTGCTTTATTTCTTGCGTAACCCAGGTAAAGTAATTAACCGAGACGAATTGATGTTGGTGGTATGGGGCTATAACTCTGATGTAAACACCAGAACGCTTGATATGCACATTGTACGTTTACGTAAGAAGATAGAATTAAATCCTGATAATCCACAGTTGTTACAAACCGTTAGGGGCGTAGGATATCGCTTTAACGCGGGATAA
- a CDS encoding metallophosphoesterase translates to MGRLPFIIAACIFIIAFDIYCYKAIIAVFKKWKPGTKKVFGIIYWTYSALLIIGVFCGIYLNLFLTLRAIILVAFFLTVACKLAMLPFLVLDDLRRLFIKIFRRNKKSEVSTAQNSATVAEPISRSEFLVKAGLVAAAVPLTSLSWGIISGAYDYQVRRVNLILPNLPKAFDGITMGQISDIHSGSFYNKTAVKGGVEMLLREKPDFVFFTGDLVNNLTNEVRDYQDIFSKIKAPLGVYSSLGNHDYGDYYFGKESSPAKVKNLKDMVDVHKVMGYDLLMNENRRLKVDGEEIGILGIENWGMGRFPKYGKMELAVQNTDDLPVKLLLSHDPSHWRGEVLKKYPQIDAMFSGHTHGMQFGVRLKEFQWSPVQYIYKEWAGLYQEQKQQLYVNVGYGFLGYPGRVGVLPEITIFTLKRA, encoded by the coding sequence ATGGGAAGATTACCTTTCATCATTGCCGCCTGCATATTCATCATTGCTTTTGATATTTATTGTTATAAAGCCATTATCGCTGTTTTTAAAAAATGGAAACCAGGCACTAAAAAAGTATTTGGCATTATTTACTGGACTTATAGCGCACTATTGATCATTGGCGTTTTCTGCGGCATTTACCTCAATCTTTTTCTTACGTTAAGGGCCATTATTTTGGTTGCCTTTTTTTTAACGGTAGCCTGTAAACTGGCTATGTTGCCCTTTCTGGTACTGGATGATTTACGCAGGTTATTCATTAAGATTTTTAGAAGGAATAAAAAGAGTGAGGTTTCTACAGCACAGAATTCTGCAACTGTGGCAGAACCCATCTCACGTTCAGAGTTTTTAGTTAAAGCCGGATTGGTGGCCGCAGCAGTACCATTAACTTCGCTGAGCTGGGGTATTATTTCCGGCGCATACGATTACCAGGTGAGACGCGTAAATTTAATCCTCCCTAACTTACCCAAGGCTTTTGACGGCATTACCATGGGACAAATTTCGGACATCCACTCTGGCAGCTTTTACAATAAAACAGCCGTAAAAGGTGGTGTAGAAATGCTATTGCGCGAGAAACCCGATTTTGTCTTTTTTACCGGTGATTTGGTGAATAACCTGACCAACGAAGTAAGAGATTACCAGGACATATTTTCTAAAATAAAAGCACCGCTCGGTGTATATTCATCACTGGGAAACCACGATTATGGCGACTATTATTTTGGTAAAGAATCATCTCCTGCCAAGGTAAAAAACCTGAAAGATATGGTTGATGTGCACAAAGTAATGGGTTACGATTTACTTATGAACGAAAACAGGAGATTAAAAGTAGATGGAGAAGAAATCGGGATTTTAGGTATTGAAAATTGGGGTATGGGTCGTTTTCCGAAATATGGCAAAATGGAACTGGCGGTTCAAAATACAGATGATTTACCGGTTAAACTTTTGCTTAGTCACGATCCTTCGCACTGGCGTGGAGAGGTTTTAAAAAAATACCCGCAAATAGATGCCATGTTTAGTGGTCACACACACGGAATGCAGTTTGGTGTTCGTTTAAAAGAGTTTCAATGGAGCCCGGTGCAGTACATTTACAAAGAATGGGCGGGTTTGTACCAGGAGCAAAAACAACAGCTTTATGTTAATGTGGGTTATGGCTTTTTAGGTTATCCGGGCAGGGTTGGTGTTTTACCAGAAATTACAATTTTTACTTTGAAGAGGGCGTAA
- a CDS encoding AAA family ATPase: MRLNQDNVPDRYPFNIPCIKSFEELAFHPNVTFFTGENGVGKSTLIEAIAVYLGFNAEGGSKNFNFSNAETHSDLHNFLTISKSFKKPRDGYFLRGESFYNVASEIDKLDEDFDGPKIINSYGGLSLHEQSHGQSFWALFMNRFSGNGVYILDEPESALSATKQIAMLSKIYNLANKNAQFIIATHSPILLSYPDAWIYEMTEDKITRVKYEESEVYRVYKSFLDHPQRILDNLFTSNT, encoded by the coding sequence ATGAGATTAAATCAAGACAATGTTCCTGATCGATATCCGTTTAACATTCCATGTATAAAATCTTTTGAAGAATTAGCTTTTCACCCAAACGTAACATTTTTCACAGGCGAGAATGGCGTTGGGAAGTCTACATTAATTGAAGCTATTGCAGTTTATCTTGGTTTCAATGCAGAGGGCGGTAGTAAAAACTTCAATTTTAGCAATGCAGAAACACATTCTGACCTTCATAATTTTTTAACGATATCGAAAAGTTTTAAAAAGCCAAGAGATGGTTATTTCCTTAGAGGTGAGAGTTTTTACAATGTTGCCAGCGAGATTGATAAGCTAGATGAGGACTTTGACGGACCCAAAATTATAAATTCTTATGGCGGGCTATCCTTGCACGAACAATCTCACGGACAATCGTTTTGGGCACTATTTATGAATCGATTTAGCGGAAATGGTGTTTATATCCTGGATGAGCCCGAATCAGCGCTTTCTGCCACCAAGCAAATTGCCATGTTATCTAAAATCTATAATCTGGCAAACAAAAATGCCCAATTTATTATCGCTACACACTCTCCGATTTTATTATCCTACCCTGATGCCTGGATATATGAAATGACTGAAGATAAAATAACCAGGGTTAAATATGAGGAATCGGAGGTTTATAGAGTTTATAAATCCTTTTTAGATCATCCTCAACGAATATTAGATAATTTATTTACCTCAAATACCTAA
- a CDS encoding sigma 54-interacting transcriptional regulator encodes MQNTTLGELKTTGYKSRSVKEELRENLIKVLRDKKTEFEGIIGYDETVIPELQTAILSRHNILLLGLRGQAKTRIARLMVNLLDEYVPYVAGSEIFDDPLNPISWYAKNEIAIKGDDTEIAWLHRNERYTEKLATPDVTVADLIGDVDPIKAATLKLTYNDERVIHFGLIPRAHRSIFVINELPDLQARIQVALFNMLQEKDIQIRGFKLRLPLDIQFVFTANPEDYTNRGSIVTPLKDRIESQILTHYPKTIEISRKITFQEAKLTADQKANIEADGLVKDLIEQIAFEARKSEYIDQKSGVSARLTISAYENLISTAERRMLIAGEKNTFVRLSDLAGIIPAITGKIELVYEGELEGPAHVATTLIGKAVKTLFARYFPDPEKAKKSKTANPYTEVTEWFTEGNNVDVTDALTNAQYKKALMLVPNLYDLVKKFHPKLSENQTLLLMEFVLHGLAEYSQLSKNFLNGGFGFSDMFGSLFNAEFDEEEDEDDFR; translated from the coding sequence ATGCAAAACACAACATTAGGCGAATTAAAAACCACAGGATATAAATCAAGATCTGTAAAAGAAGAGCTGAGGGAAAATCTGATTAAAGTTCTCCGCGATAAAAAAACCGAATTTGAAGGCATTATTGGCTATGATGAAACGGTGATTCCCGAACTACAAACAGCCATTTTATCACGTCATAATATTTTATTATTGGGATTGCGCGGACAGGCTAAAACACGTATTGCCCGTTTAATGGTAAATTTACTGGATGAATATGTGCCATATGTTGCCGGAAGTGAGATTTTTGATGATCCATTGAATCCAATTTCCTGGTATGCTAAAAACGAAATTGCCATAAAAGGCGATGATACCGAAATTGCCTGGTTGCACCGCAACGAAAGATATACCGAAAAACTGGCTACACCCGACGTTACCGTTGCCGATTTAATTGGTGATGTTGACCCCATTAAAGCCGCCACATTGAAATTAACCTATAATGATGAACGTGTAATCCACTTTGGTTTAATTCCACGTGCACACCGCAGCATTTTCGTAATTAACGAGCTTCCGGATTTACAGGCACGTATCCAGGTGGCCTTATTTAACATGTTGCAGGAGAAAGATATCCAAATCCGTGGTTTCAAACTGCGTTTACCGCTGGATATCCAGTTTGTATTTACTGCAAACCCTGAAGATTATACCAACCGTGGAAGCATCGTTACCCCTTTGAAAGACAGGATTGAAAGTCAGATTTTGACGCATTACCCTAAAACCATCGAAATTTCGCGCAAAATTACTTTCCAGGAAGCAAAATTAACGGCAGATCAAAAAGCCAATATTGAAGCTGATGGCCTGGTAAAGGATTTGATTGAGCAGATTGCTTTTGAGGCACGTAAAAGCGAATACATCGACCAGAAATCGGGCGTTTCAGCAAGGTTAACCATTTCAGCCTATGAAAATTTAATCAGCACTGCCGAAAGACGAATGCTGATCGCCGGCGAGAAGAATACTTTTGTCCGTTTGTCTGACCTTGCAGGAATTATCCCGGCCATAACCGGTAAAATAGAATTGGTTTACGAAGGCGAACTGGAAGGGCCAGCGCATGTAGCCACTACCTTAATCGGCAAGGCGGTTAAAACTTTGTTTGCACGTTACTTCCCTGATCCAGAAAAAGCAAAAAAGAGCAAAACGGCCAACCCTTATACTGAAGTAACCGAATGGTTTACCGAAGGCAATAATGTAGATGTTACCGATGCTTTAACCAATGCGCAGTATAAAAAAGCATTGATGCTGGTGCCAAACCTATACGATCTGGTAAAGAAATTTCATCCAAAATTAAGCGAAAACCAAACTTTATTGTTAATGGAGTTCGTGCTACATGGTTTAGCTGAATACTCGCAGTTGAGCAAAAACTTTTTAAATGGCGGTTTCGGCTTCTCTGATATGTTTGGCAGTTTATTTAATGCCGAATTTGACGAAGAAGAGGATGAAGACGATTTCAGATAA
- a CDS encoding DUF3861 domain-containing protein produces the protein MAKRTNRYKLTLEEISLAREEDISNAPLTLEFDNHDNIFSIINAIKSKNIFEDENQSIEFAIGLKMFTEVVLKNRDQELFKELQPAIGEFMKKLKNK, from the coding sequence ATGGCTAAACGTACAAATAGATATAAGTTAACACTAGAAGAAATATCTTTAGCAAGAGAAGAAGACATCAGCAATGCGCCTTTAACACTTGAATTTGACAACCACGATAATATATTCAGCATTATCAATGCCATTAAAAGCAAAAACATTTTTGAGGATGAAAATCAGAGTATCGAGTTTGCCATTGGTTTGAAAATGTTTACCGAAGTAGTTTTAAAAAATAGAGACCAAGAACTTTTCAAAGAACTTCAGCCCGCAATTGGTGAGTTTATGAAAAAATTGAAGAATAAATAA
- a CDS encoding VWA domain-containing protein — MRGFRFSDYKPGDAPKGGFDELLKLFSELLNYTAGDAAEALSWLNELDKQYKLTNNDYGIGNFIDDLKDKGYLTEDNQSGEFKITAKTEQTIRKSALDEIFGKLKKSGRGNHNSNQSGVGEEKNADRREYSFGDSLDQIDMTASIHNAQINHGIGDFTLTDRDLEVEEKDFKTLTSTVLMIDISHSMILYGEDRITPAKKVAMALAELIKTKYPKDTLDIVVFGNDAWPISVKDLPYLQVGPYHTNTYAGLELAADLLRRRKTHNKQIFMITDGKPTCLKENGKYYKNSMGLDRKVINKTLNMAAQCKRLKIPITTFMIAKDPYLQQFVRQFTEINGGRAFYSSLNGLGEYIFEDYIKNRRKTVK; from the coding sequence ATGAGAGGTTTTCGTTTTTCTGATTATAAGCCGGGCGATGCGCCAAAGGGTGGGTTTGATGAGTTGCTGAAATTATTTAGCGAACTGCTGAATTATACAGCTGGAGACGCAGCAGAGGCTTTAAGCTGGTTGAACGAGCTCGACAAGCAATATAAATTAACCAATAACGATTATGGGATTGGCAATTTTATTGATGACCTGAAAGACAAGGGTTATCTTACGGAAGACAATCAATCCGGGGAATTTAAAATTACAGCTAAAACCGAACAGACGATCCGTAAATCAGCCCTTGATGAAATTTTCGGGAAACTAAAAAAATCAGGGCGGGGAAATCACAACAGTAACCAATCAGGCGTTGGTGAAGAAAAAAATGCTGACAGACGCGAATACAGCTTTGGAGACAGTTTGGATCAGATTGATATGACGGCTTCTATCCACAATGCGCAGATTAACCACGGTATTGGCGATTTTACCTTAACCGACCGCGATCTGGAAGTAGAGGAAAAGGATTTTAAAACCTTAACTTCTACCGTATTGATGATAGATATTTCGCATTCGATGATTCTATATGGCGAAGACCGGATTACCCCTGCCAAAAAAGTTGCCATGGCTTTGGCCGAGCTCATTAAAACAAAGTACCCTAAAGATACTTTAGACATTGTGGTTTTCGGAAATGATGCCTGGCCAATTAGCGTAAAAGACCTGCCTTATTTACAGGTTGGCCCTTACCATACCAATACCTATGCAGGATTAGAATTGGCTGCAGATTTACTCCGTCGAAGGAAAACGCATAATAAGCAGATTTTCATGATTACCGACGGAAAACCAACCTGCTTAAAGGAAAATGGCAAATATTATAAGAATAGTATGGGTTTGGATAGGAAGGTAATTAATAAAACCTTAAACATGGCTGCCCAATGTAAGCGGCTAAAGATTCCGATTACTACATTTATGATTGCCAAAGACCCTTACCTGCAACAGTTTGTTCGCCAGTTTACCGAAATTAATGGCGGCAGGGCTTTTTATAGCTCCTTAAATGGTTTGGGCGAATACATTTTTGAAGATTACATTAAAAACAGAAGAAAGACAGTTAAATAG
- a CDS encoding carbohydrate kinase family protein produces the protein MAKADILKINEDEILWVKESFGLSGNTDEQLLKQLSSQFNIEMICLTLGDKGACVLKDGKLFKHAGYKVQVADTVGAGDAFLATFIACYLQGYPIETTLDNACKVGAFVASQVGANPDYNKKIYHMALG, from the coding sequence TTGGCAAAAGCGGACATCCTAAAAATAAATGAAGACGAAATTTTATGGGTGAAAGAATCTTTTGGCTTAAGTGGTAATACAGATGAACAACTTTTAAAGCAACTTTCCAGTCAGTTTAATATTGAAATGATCTGCCTTACACTTGGTGACAAAGGTGCGTGTGTTTTAAAAGATGGAAAATTATTTAAACACGCAGGCTACAAGGTACAGGTAGCCGATACGGTTGGTGCAGGTGATGCCTTTTTAGCCACATTTATTGCTTGTTACCTACAAGGTTACCCCATAGAAACTACATTAGATAATGCCTGTAAAGTTGGAGCCTTTGTAGCCTCACAGGTTGGAGCAAACCCCGATTACAACAAAAAGATTTATCATATGGCATTGGGGTAA
- a CDS encoding PfkB family carbohydrate kinase, with translation MQNKVITIGEILWDVFPEGKKAGGSSMNVALNLHKQSIEGNFISAIGNDENGKELFNFLASNHFPTDLIQINTELPTSTVMVQLDENHQATYTIKQPVAWDDIKITDENIAAVKQADALVYCSLTCREEKSKKTILALLENARTKIFDINLRAPFYTKEFNW, from the coding sequence ATGCAAAATAAAGTAATCACAATTGGGGAAATACTTTGGGATGTTTTCCCAGAGGGCAAAAAAGCTGGCGGCTCAAGCATGAACGTTGCGCTTAATTTACACAAACAAAGTATAGAGGGCAACTTTATTAGCGCCATAGGTAATGATGAAAACGGCAAAGAGCTATTCAATTTTCTAGCCAGCAATCATTTCCCAACTGATTTGATTCAAATAAACACCGAATTACCAACCAGTACGGTTATGGTGCAGCTGGACGAAAATCATCAGGCCACTTATACTATTAAACAACCTGTGGCATGGGATGATATCAAAATCACCGACGAAAATATAGCAGCCGTAAAACAGGCAGATGCATTGGTATATTGTAGCTTAACCTGCAGGGAAGAAAAATCTAAAAAAACCATTCTTGCACTTTTAGAAAATGCCAGGACTAAAATATTCGACATTAACCTCCGCGCTCCATTTTATACCAAAGAATTTAATTGGTGA
- a CDS encoding nuclear transport factor 2 family protein — MKRILVIALFLTSFSAFAQNAKDKQAILNLLEKQRTDWNKGDVEAFMQGYEKSDSLLFVGKNGPTYGWQKTLDNYKKGYPDKSAMGFLVFGIKKVDFLKPDLAFVLGSWNVKREKDELKGYFTLLIKKIKGEWKVVADHSS, encoded by the coding sequence ATGAAAAGAATACTGGTAATTGCATTGTTTTTAACTTCTTTTAGCGCATTTGCTCAAAATGCAAAAGATAAACAGGCCATACTTAATTTACTCGAGAAGCAACGTACAGATTGGAACAAAGGTGATGTTGAAGCGTTTATGCAGGGTTATGAAAAATCAGACAGTTTACTTTTTGTAGGTAAAAATGGCCCAACTTATGGCTGGCAAAAAACATTGGATAATTATAAAAAAGGCTACCCGGATAAATCGGCAATGGGTTTTTTGGTGTTCGGAATTAAAAAGGTCGATTTTTTAAAGCCTGATTTGGCTTTTGTATTGGGCAGCTGGAATGTTAAACGCGAAAAAGACGAGCTTAAAGGATATTTTACCTTGTTAATTAAAAAAATTAAGGGCGAATGGAAAGTGGTTGCTGATCATAGTAGTTAA
- a CDS encoding sugar O-acetyltransferase, protein MENNILSEKEKMLAGMAYQAGGGELSKERLKAREIVFEFNNLAPKFIKQRKELLKRLFGKTERMFYVEQPFRCDYGYNIEIGDNFYANFNLVILDCAKVRIGNNVFIAPNVAIYTAGHPIHSHLRDQEYEWAQEVTIGNSVWIGGNVVINPGVKIGSNVVIGSGSVVTRDIPDHVFAAGNPCRVIRHLTDDDKDYYYKDFKLGE, encoded by the coding sequence ATGGAAAACAATATCCTTAGCGAAAAAGAAAAGATGTTAGCTGGCATGGCTTATCAGGCTGGCGGCGGAGAACTATCAAAAGAAAGATTAAAAGCACGTGAAATTGTTTTCGAGTTTAATAACCTTGCACCAAAATTTATCAAACAGCGTAAAGAATTACTAAAAAGATTATTCGGAAAAACAGAAAGAATGTTTTATGTGGAGCAGCCTTTTAGATGCGATTATGGCTACAATATCGAAATTGGTGATAATTTCTATGCAAATTTTAACCTTGTTATTTTAGATTGCGCCAAGGTACGCATTGGCAATAATGTGTTTATTGCGCCAAACGTGGCTATTTATACAGCAGGTCATCCTATCCACTCCCATTTACGCGATCAGGAATATGAATGGGCACAAGAAGTTACCATTGGTAACAGTGTTTGGATCGGTGGTAATGTAGTAATTAACCCAGGGGTAAAAATAGGATCAAATGTGGTAATCGGATCAGGTAGTGTTGTAACCAGGGATATTCCTGATCATGTTTTTGCTGCAGGAAATCCATGCAGGGTAATCCGTCACTTAACAGATGATGATAAGGATTATTATTATAAGGATTTTAAGTTGGGAGAATAA
- a CDS encoding cupin-like domain-containing protein → MSFILKPVDIVESITPEDFKKNYLKTKRPLVIKGLTKDWPAREKWTTEYLKEIGGELEVPLYDNSKADPSKPINAATAHMKFGDYLDLIKREPTELRIFFFNLFKKVPSLINDVKIPKDLMGGFIESMPAMFFGGSNSVTFLHYDIDLPHIFHTHFGGRKHIVLFDNKWKDRLYCLPNATYALEDYDVANPDFEKFPALNGVEGYEVFLEHGDTLFMPTGMWHWMKYLDGSFSLSLRAWDQSITRKVASVWSLFTHGAIDSLIKMTFKEKYAHWREKKAVKIAERALAKGRP, encoded by the coding sequence ATGAGTTTCATTTTAAAACCTGTTGATATCGTTGAGAGCATCACTCCCGAAGATTTTAAGAAAAATTATCTGAAAACTAAACGTCCGTTAGTAATCAAGGGCCTAACCAAAGACTGGCCTGCCAGAGAAAAATGGACGACTGAATATTTAAAGGAAATTGGTGGCGAGCTTGAAGTTCCACTTTACGACAACTCTAAAGCAGATCCGTCAAAACCAATTAATGCAGCTACGGCGCATATGAAATTTGGCGATTACCTTGACTTAATTAAACGCGAGCCAACGGAACTGCGTATATTCTTTTTTAACCTGTTTAAGAAAGTACCAAGTTTAATCAATGATGTAAAAATCCCTAAAGATTTAATGGGCGGTTTTATCGAAAGTATGCCGGCAATGTTCTTTGGCGGTTCTAACTCAGTAACCTTTTTACATTACGATATCGATTTACCGCATATTTTCCATACACATTTTGGCGGCAGAAAACACATCGTTCTTTTCGATAATAAATGGAAAGACAGATTGTATTGCTTACCCAATGCAACTTATGCTTTGGAAGATTACGATGTTGCCAATCCTGATTTTGAAAAATTCCCGGCACTGAATGGTGTAGAAGGTTATGAAGTTTTCCTGGAGCATGGCGATACTTTATTTATGCCAACCGGAATGTGGCATTGGATGAAATATTTGGATGGTTCATTTTCTTTAAGCTTAAGGGCCTGGGATCAATCCATTACACGTAAAGTAGCCAGTGTTTGGAGCTTATTTACCCACGGTGCTATAGACAGTTTAATTAAAATGACTTTCAAAGAAAAATACGCTCACTGGAGAGAAAAAAAAGCAGTTAAAATTGCTGAGAGGGCTTTAGCCAAAGGCAGACCATAG
- a CDS encoding DUF3050 domain-containing protein, giving the protein MHPNIIKIQERIEALRQEIISHKVYSAISEIEDLRIFMEHHIFAVWDFMSLLKALQINLTCTTLPWFPVGDPVTRQLINEIVAGEESDVDANGAIKSHFELYLDAMEQCGANTKPINTFLQELKNGKSFNEAFEIAGVPATAKDFVNATFETINSGKTHLQAASFTFGREDLIPNMFFSLVNDLNSTQADKVSIFKYYLERHIEVDGDHHSHLALSMAEKLCEKDETFWAEAEETTKQALQKRIDLWNAAYAEIVKNKVEA; this is encoded by the coding sequence ATGCATCCAAACATTATAAAAATCCAAGAAAGAATAGAAGCACTAAGACAGGAAATTATTAGCCATAAAGTTTATTCGGCCATTAGTGAAATAGAAGATCTTCGGATCTTTATGGAACATCATATTTTTGCCGTTTGGGATTTCATGTCGCTCCTTAAAGCTTTACAAATTAATTTAACCTGCACTACACTACCTTGGTTTCCAGTAGGTGATCCTGTTACCCGGCAATTGATCAATGAAATTGTAGCGGGTGAAGAATCAGATGTGGATGCTAATGGCGCCATTAAAAGCCACTTCGAGTTATATTTAGATGCAATGGAGCAATGCGGTGCCAATACCAAACCCATCAACACCTTTTTACAGGAACTAAAAAACGGAAAAAGCTTTAATGAGGCTTTCGAAATTGCCGGAGTACCTGCAACGGCAAAAGATTTTGTTAATGCAACTTTCGAAACCATTAATAGTGGAAAAACACATTTACAGGCAGCAAGTTTTACTTTTGGTCGCGAGGATTTAATTCCAAACATGTTTTTTAGCCTGGTAAATGACCTGAATAGCACCCAGGCGGATAAAGTTTCGATCTTTAAATACTACTTAGAACGCCATATAGAAGTAGATGGCGATCACCATAGCCATTTGGCACTCTCCATGGCAGAGAAGCTTTGCGAAAAAGATGAAACCTTTTGGGCTGAGGCAGAAGAAACCACAAAACAAGCCTTACAAAAAAGGATCGACCTGTGGAACGCTGCCTACGCCGAAATAGTTAAAAATAAAGTTGAGGCATAA
- a CDS encoding cupin-like domain-containing protein, which produces MKFNLSPIDVVEDISKSDFELNYLKPRKPLVIKNMAKKWPAYQKWTMEYMKEVVGDKTVPLYDSSKADPSKPINASAAEMKFGDYIDLIKETPTDLRIFLFDPIKFAPKLLEDYIAPKDLMGGFLDRYPTMFFGGKGSVTFLHYDIDLAHIFHTHFNGRKHVILFDYKWKERLYQIPYATYALEDYDVENPDFDKFPALKGVQGVEAFLEHGDTLFMPTGYWHWMKYLHGSFSISLRAWDKSWGVKAKSLYNLTLQRKFDDFMKANYREKYMQWKEELAIKRASKALENNLPK; this is translated from the coding sequence ATGAAATTCAATTTATCTCCGATAGATGTAGTTGAAGACATATCTAAGTCAGATTTCGAGCTGAACTACCTTAAACCACGTAAACCTTTGGTAATAAAAAATATGGCCAAAAAATGGCCTGCTTATCAAAAATGGACGATGGAATACATGAAAGAAGTTGTTGGTGATAAAACTGTTCCGCTTTACGACAGTTCTAAAGCTGATCCTTCAAAACCCATAAATGCATCTGCTGCCGAAATGAAATTTGGCGATTATATAGACCTGATTAAAGAAACACCGACCGATCTACGCATCTTTCTGTTCGATCCCATAAAATTTGCACCTAAGCTGCTGGAAGATTATATCGCACCAAAAGATTTAATGGGCGGTTTTTTAGATCGCTACCCCACCATGTTCTTCGGCGGTAAAGGTTCAGTAACCTTTTTGCACTATGACATCGATTTAGCACACATTTTTCATACTCACTTTAATGGACGAAAACATGTGATCTTATTTGATTACAAATGGAAAGAACGTTTATACCAAATTCCATATGCCACTTACGCCTTAGAAGATTACGATGTGGAAAACCCTGATTTTGATAAATTTCCTGCGTTAAAAGGTGTTCAGGGCGTCGAAGCTTTTTTAGAACATGGCGATACTTTATTTATGCCAACCGGATACTGGCACTGGATGAAATACCTGCATGGATCTTTTTCCATTAGTTTAAGGGCATGGGATAAAAGCTGGGGCGTGAAAGCAAAAAGCTTGTATAACTTAACTTTACAGCGTAAATTTGACGACTTTATGAAAGCAAACTACCGCGAAAAGTACATGCAATGGAAAGAAGAACTTGCAATTAAAAGAGCAAGTAAAGCGTTAGAAAACAATTTACCAAAGTAA